The following proteins are encoded in a genomic region of Grus americana isolate bGruAme1 chromosome 5, bGruAme1.mat, whole genome shotgun sequence:
- the SLC10A1 gene encoding hepatic sodium/bile acid cotransporter has protein sequence MNKTKGAFESPELWTPSLTQNTASISVAPPFAFSQQATDKALNVILIVVLFVIMVSLGCMMEIAKITAHLRKPKGVAIAVMAQYGIMPLTAFVLGKLFQLGAAESLAILICGCCPGGNLSNIFSLALRGDMNLSIVMTTCSTVLAIGLMPLLLYLYSGGLYEGDLEGKVPYKGIITSLVLMLIPCAIGIILNEKKPQYTGFIIKAGMVVLLLSSAAIIVLSVANMGSGIMVVFSPSLLGSSALMPFIGFLLGYALSAVFKLNDRCRRTVCMETGCQNVQLCSTILKIAFTPEIIGPLYFFPLLYLLFQLGEGLLLILVFRIHDRIKQPNGKCSKNDLHNCG, from the exons ATGAACAAGACCAAAGGTGCCTTTGAGAGCCCAGAGCTTTGGACCCCAAGTCTCACACAGAACACCGCCTCGATCAGTGTAGCACCACCATTTGCATTTAGCCAGCAGGCCACGGACAAAGCCCTGAATGTGATCCTTATTGTGGTCCTCTTTGTCATCATGGTATCTCTGGGGTGTATGATGGAGATAGCCAAGATCACAGCTCACCTCAGGAAACCCAAAGGTGTGGCAATTGCTGTAATGGCTCAGTACGGCATCATGCCTTTGACAGCATTCGTATTGGGCAAGCTCTtccagctgggtgctgcagaaTCCCTGGCCATCCTCATCTGCGGCTGCTGCCCAGGGGGGAACCTCTCCAACATCTTTAGTCTGGCACTGAGAGGGGACATGAACCTCAG CATTGTAATGACCACATGCTCAACGGTCCTGGCAATTGGACTAATGCCTCTGCTTCTGTACCTTTACTCGGGAGGACTATACGAGGGTGATTTGGAGGGCAAGGTGCCTTACAAAGGAATAATCACCTCCCTGGTCCTAATGCTAATCCCCTGTGCCATCGGTATCATCTTGAATGAGAAGAAACCACAGTACACTGGCTTTATCATCAAG GCAGGGATGGTTGTCCTTCTACTATCATCTGCCGCAATAATTGTTCTGTCCGTGGCCAATATGGGAAGCGGTATCATGGTCGTCTTTTCACCTTCCCTCCTGGGATCTTCTGCCTTGATGCCTTTTATTGGATTCCTGCTGGGCTATGCTCTCTCCGCAGTCTTCAAGCTTAACGACCG atGCAGGCGGACAGTGTGCATGGAAACCGGCTGCCAGAATGTACAGCTGTGCTCAACTATCCTCAAGATTGCCTTCACCCCAGAAATCATCGGCCCCCTGTACTTCTTCCCACTGCTCTACTTGCTGTTCCAGCTTGGAGAGGGACTTCTGCTGATCCTGGTCTTCAGGATCCATGACAGAATAAAACAGCCAAATGGCAA atgcaGCAAAAATGATCTGCACAACTGTGGATGA